In Sphingobacterium thalpophilum, a genomic segment contains:
- a CDS encoding phosphocholine-specific phospholipase C, with product MDTRRDFLKKAAMLAGGASISHVIPSAIAKAMAINPALGSTFYDAEHIVLLMQENRSFDHAFGTLRGVRGFNDPRAIRQPNRNKVWFQTQKSGETFAPFRLDIKDSKVTWMGCLPHNWTDQTDARNKGKMNKWLDVKHSGFKEFSNLPLTMGHYNREDIPFYYSLADSFTICDQHFCSSITGTNPNRLYFWTANIRENLTGKALVWNGDSEFSGKATWTTFPERLSELGVDWKIYQNEISSSSAGYSGEANSWLANFGCNPMEYFPQYQVKYHPRYRQLLRLKKEDLERKISETTAAEALENLKKNLKHMLEELQLYTAENFEKLDERTKDIHRRAFVNNSAQPDYMELETMHYQEGGQQRELQIPKGDVLYQFRKDVEEGKLPSVSWLAPPQLFSDHPDSPWFGAWYVSEIMDILTQNPEVWKKTIFILTYDENDGYFDHFAPFTAPNPDDTESGKVSAGINPGLEYVRRDEQYYPESGRESNIGLGYRVPMIIASPWTRGGWVNSQVFDHTSSLQFLEKFINHKIKKDIKETNISSWRRTVCGDLTSAFRPYHCETINKPIVLEREPFIQEIHQAKFKGLPMGFKALSAMEIKQIEEDPSSSPYFPKQEKGLRDSCILPYELYVHGEYQSKGDYLVTFEASNKIFGKQAAGAPFTVYHAASYKGEVGTSRNYAISPGDRLTDQWSLDAFDKKMYHLEIYGPNGFYRAFKGDTNNPELKVRCTYEKSKNESAFTGRLSFSCTNNGKTTQQLVFEDISYGKEKRSLQLKGGQSIRIHFDLAKQNFWYDFRLTCTGFLNFEEQYAGRVEIGNAGKSDPLLSR from the coding sequence ATGGATACGCGAAGAGATTTTTTAAAGAAAGCAGCTATGCTTGCTGGGGGAGCTTCTATCTCCCATGTTATTCCATCCGCCATTGCGAAAGCGATGGCTATAAATCCAGCATTGGGCAGCACGTTTTATGATGCCGAGCATATTGTTTTATTAATGCAGGAAAACCGTTCATTTGATCATGCCTTTGGAACACTACGTGGTGTAAGAGGCTTCAATGATCCTAGAGCTATCCGTCAACCCAATCGGAATAAAGTCTGGTTTCAGACGCAAAAATCCGGCGAAACATTTGCTCCCTTCCGATTGGATATCAAAGATTCGAAAGTCACCTGGATGGGTTGTCTTCCCCACAACTGGACCGATCAAACAGATGCACGCAATAAAGGCAAGATGAACAAATGGCTGGATGTAAAACACTCCGGATTTAAAGAATTTTCGAATCTACCGTTGACCATGGGACATTATAACCGCGAAGACATTCCATTTTACTATTCTCTCGCGGACTCTTTCACAATCTGTGACCAACACTTTTGTTCGAGCATCACCGGCACGAATCCGAATAGGCTTTATTTCTGGACCGCCAATATACGGGAAAATCTTACAGGAAAGGCCTTAGTTTGGAATGGAGACTCCGAGTTTAGCGGGAAAGCAACATGGACAACTTTCCCCGAACGCCTTTCGGAATTAGGCGTAGACTGGAAAATCTATCAAAATGAAATTTCTTCAAGCAGCGCTGGCTATAGTGGTGAAGCAAACAGCTGGCTCGCCAATTTTGGTTGTAATCCGATGGAATACTTCCCCCAATATCAAGTCAAATATCATCCACGCTATCGTCAGCTCCTGAGATTAAAAAAAGAAGATCTCGAACGTAAAATTAGCGAAACAACAGCTGCCGAAGCACTTGAAAATTTAAAGAAAAATCTCAAACATATGCTAGAAGAATTACAGCTATATACTGCCGAGAACTTTGAAAAGCTCGATGAGCGGACAAAAGATATTCATCGCCGTGCCTTTGTTAACAACAGTGCACAGCCTGATTATATGGAATTGGAAACAATGCATTATCAAGAAGGGGGGCAACAGCGCGAGTTACAGATCCCTAAAGGAGATGTCCTGTACCAATTCCGAAAAGATGTCGAGGAAGGTAAACTTCCAAGCGTATCATGGCTAGCTCCACCGCAGCTTTTTTCTGACCATCCCGATTCTCCTTGGTTTGGCGCATGGTATGTTAGTGAAATCATGGACATTCTTACCCAAAATCCAGAAGTTTGGAAAAAAACAATTTTTATACTCACCTATGATGAGAACGACGGGTATTTTGATCACTTTGCACCCTTTACAGCGCCGAATCCTGATGATACAGAAAGCGGAAAAGTATCAGCGGGAATCAATCCTGGGTTAGAATATGTACGCCGCGATGAGCAATATTATCCTGAAAGCGGAAGAGAAAGCAATATCGGTCTTGGCTATCGTGTACCGATGATCATTGCTTCTCCATGGACCAGAGGCGGTTGGGTCAATTCGCAAGTGTTTGACCATACCTCTAGTTTACAATTCCTGGAGAAGTTTATTAACCACAAAATCAAGAAAGATATAAAAGAAACCAACATCAGCAGTTGGCGGCGTACCGTATGTGGAGACTTAACTTCGGCATTTAGGCCCTATCATTGCGAAACCATTAACAAACCGATTGTATTAGAACGGGAACCTTTTATCCAAGAGATTCACCAAGCCAAGTTCAAAGGCCTTCCCATGGGCTTCAAAGCGCTCAGCGCAATGGAGATCAAACAAATAGAGGAAGACCCCAGCAGCTCACCGTACTTCCCAAAACAAGAAAAAGGGCTCCGGGATTCATGTATCCTTCCCTATGAACTTTATGTGCATGGGGAATACCAATCCAAAGGGGATTACTTGGTCACATTTGAAGCTTCAAATAAAATTTTTGGTAAACAGGCCGCAGGCGCACCATTTACAGTTTACCATGCTGCTAGCTACAAAGGAGAAGTTGGAACCTCAAGAAATTATGCTATTTCTCCTGGAGATCGTCTAACGGACCAATGGTCGTTAGACGCCTTCGACAAAAAAATGTACCACCTCGAGATCTATGGCCCAAATGGATTTTATCGAGCGTTTAAAGGTGACACAAACAACCCAGAGTTAAAGGTCCGCTGTACCTATGAAAAAAGTAAAAATGAATCCGCGTTTACTGGGCGTTTGTCTTTTTCATGTACAAACAATGGGAAAACAACCCAGCAACTTGTTTTCGAGGATATCAGCTATGGAAAAGAAAAAAGGAGTCTGCAACTTAAAGGTGGGCAATCCATTAGGATACATTTTGATTTGGCTAAGCAAAACTTTTGGTATGATTTCCGCCTCACCTGCACTGGTTTTCTAAACTTTGAGGAACAATATGCGGGTCGTGTCGAGATTGGAAATGCGGGAAAAAGTGATCCTCTATTAAGCCGATAA
- a CDS encoding HYC_CC_PP family protein, whose protein sequence is MKKIALFIGLFFYLLAASGASVHLHFCQGETKSVSLSESHNMACPLCAKSAKKKQNHCHETGSCKDVKIEAQKVDHFSRVTQNLDFNTFSPVIVTLHWILNYYHFSGEEDDFSKLKYTDFASDNRQTPPVFILNQNFRI, encoded by the coding sequence ATGAAGAAAATTGCACTATTTATCGGCTTATTTTTCTATTTGCTTGCAGCAAGTGGTGCCTCAGTGCATCTTCATTTTTGCCAAGGGGAAACAAAAAGTGTATCGTTATCGGAAAGCCATAATATGGCCTGCCCTCTTTGTGCCAAGTCTGCAAAAAAAAAGCAGAACCACTGTCATGAAACAGGAAGCTGTAAAGATGTTAAGATCGAAGCACAAAAGGTCGATCACTTCAGCCGAGTAACACAAAATCTTGATTTTAACACTTTTTCTCCCGTAATAGTTACGCTTCATTGGATACTTAATTATTATCATTTCTCTGGCGAAGAAGACGATTTCTCTAAACTAAAGTATACTGATTTTGCGAGCGACAATAGACAGACCCCACCTGTTTTTATTCTCAATCAAAATTTTAGAATTTAA
- a CDS encoding TonB-dependent receptor domain-containing protein translates to MMNQIFKKIYTTTILCLFFLAFVQAQTDSTRTLTVAGNCAMCKKRIETAAKMHGVETAVWNAGDNLLQIKYNPQKVQLETIKKNIAQVGHDVDNLVATDESYAKLHECCMYPRLENGKIPEKKTITTDNHDHPHTVTGVVVEENEKGDLKPIIGANLHWANLPTKNTRTNENGVFKLDHKEGFNKLVVSYVGMKPDTITVKDLHEVIMITAKGNVLMEVEVKGTRRSNYIDRMTPARLEVLTGKELFKAACCDLSESFETNASVDVVSADAVTGSKQIQMLGLSGIYTQLTVENLPGPRGLASPLGLNSIAGTWIESIQIAKGIGSVANGFENMAGQINVELKKPQNSERLFFNAYANNMGRTDVNLNLSQKIGQHWSTAVLLHDNFMYNKSMNFSHNGFRDIPVGNLFSGVNRWFYENGKGLMVQFGVKYLNDDRTGGQIDFNEKTDKGTTNRYGLGFDIERVEGFAKIGYVFPENKHRSIGLQLAGSNYNQKSYFGLNNYNSDQQNGYANLLFQDIIGTVAHKYRVGASINYDNYNEWYLKDQNFKRKEVVSGAFAEYTYSPSEKFDAIIGLRQDYNSLYGWFTTPRIHLRYAPIAGTTVRASSGRGQRTANIFAENTAVLASSRKLVIQSPNIYDKAYGLQPEVSWNSGIAIDQSMRIFGREASASVEFFHNSFSNQIVVDYENPREINFYNLNGKSFSNSLQTEFRFMPAPHFETRLAYRLLDVQTDFESGRKTKPLLAKHRGFVNLAYNHHSGWSVDYTLNVVGQKRIPSTAENPVEYQMPTASKAYATMNAQISKTFGKEKNFTVYVGGENLSNYFQNMPILAADQPFGNYFDTSMLWGPLTGRMFYTGVRYFIK, encoded by the coding sequence ATGATGAATCAAATTTTCAAAAAAATATATACGACAACCATTCTATGCTTATTTTTTCTGGCATTTGTACAGGCACAGACCGACAGTACGAGGACTCTTACCGTGGCTGGGAATTGTGCCATGTGTAAAAAACGTATTGAAACTGCCGCAAAAATGCATGGCGTAGAAACGGCTGTTTGGAATGCAGGAGACAACTTATTGCAAATCAAATATAACCCCCAAAAAGTTCAACTGGAGACAATCAAGAAAAATATTGCTCAAGTTGGTCATGATGTAGACAACTTAGTTGCCACTGATGAATCCTACGCTAAACTCCATGAATGTTGTATGTATCCGCGATTGGAAAATGGCAAGATACCCGAAAAGAAAACTATAACAACCGATAACCATGACCATCCACATACAGTTACCGGTGTTGTCGTTGAAGAAAACGAAAAGGGGGATCTTAAACCTATTATTGGCGCCAATTTACACTGGGCCAACCTTCCAACCAAAAACACAAGGACAAACGAAAATGGTGTTTTTAAATTGGATCATAAAGAAGGGTTCAACAAATTGGTTGTAAGTTATGTTGGGATGAAACCTGACACCATCACCGTCAAAGATCTCCATGAAGTCATCATGATTACAGCAAAGGGAAATGTGTTGATGGAAGTCGAGGTTAAAGGAACACGACGCTCAAATTACATCGACCGTATGACACCTGCACGACTGGAAGTTCTTACAGGAAAAGAGTTATTCAAAGCCGCTTGCTGTGATTTAAGCGAGAGCTTTGAAACCAATGCCTCCGTCGATGTCGTCAGTGCTGATGCTGTAACAGGCAGCAAACAGATTCAAATGCTGGGCCTTAGTGGTATTTATACCCAATTAACCGTTGAAAATTTACCCGGACCTCGTGGGCTCGCTTCTCCTTTAGGTTTAAATTCTATTGCAGGAACATGGATTGAATCAATTCAAATCGCGAAAGGTATCGGTTCCGTAGCCAACGGTTTCGAAAACATGGCCGGACAGATCAACGTCGAATTGAAAAAACCTCAAAATTCAGAAAGATTGTTTTTTAATGCCTATGCTAACAACATGGGACGCACAGATGTCAACTTAAATCTTTCACAAAAAATTGGTCAGCATTGGTCCACCGCAGTTCTGTTGCACGACAATTTCATGTACAATAAATCCATGAACTTTAGTCACAACGGGTTTAGAGATATACCCGTTGGCAATCTATTCTCTGGTGTCAACCGTTGGTTTTATGAAAATGGAAAAGGACTTATGGTACAATTTGGGGTAAAATATCTCAATGACGACCGTACGGGCGGGCAGATTGATTTTAACGAAAAGACAGATAAGGGTACAACGAATCGCTATGGTTTAGGGTTTGATATTGAACGTGTAGAAGGTTTCGCTAAAATTGGTTACGTGTTCCCCGAAAATAAGCACCGCAGCATAGGTCTCCAGCTTGCAGGGTCAAATTACAATCAAAAAAGCTATTTTGGGCTCAATAACTACAATTCGGACCAACAAAATGGATATGCTAACCTCTTATTTCAAGATATTATCGGTACAGTCGCTCACAAGTATCGCGTTGGTGCCTCCATTAATTATGACAATTACAATGAGTGGTATTTAAAAGATCAAAACTTCAAAAGGAAAGAAGTGGTTTCGGGAGCATTTGCAGAATATACCTATAGTCCATCAGAAAAATTTGATGCCATTATCGGTCTCCGCCAAGACTATAATTCCCTGTATGGTTGGTTTACAACACCACGCATCCATTTACGTTATGCACCGATTGCGGGAACAACGGTTCGAGCTAGCTCAGGAAGAGGTCAACGTACAGCAAATATATTTGCAGAGAACACGGCAGTATTGGCTAGTAGCAGAAAATTGGTTATCCAATCGCCTAATATATACGATAAAGCTTATGGCCTACAACCCGAAGTCTCCTGGAATAGCGGAATAGCGATAGACCAAAGTATGCGAATCTTTGGACGTGAGGCTTCGGCATCCGTTGAATTTTTCCATAACAGCTTCTCTAATCAGATCGTGGTCGATTACGAAAATCCCCGAGAGATCAATTTTTACAATTTGAATGGGAAGTCTTTCTCCAATAGCTTACAAACAGAATTTCGCTTTATGCCAGCACCACATTTTGAAACGAGATTGGCCTATCGTTTACTTGATGTCCAAACTGATTTTGAGAGTGGCAGAAAGACCAAACCGCTATTGGCCAAACACCGTGGTTTTGTCAACCTAGCTTATAATCACCATTCTGGCTGGAGTGTAGACTATACGTTGAATGTAGTTGGACAAAAACGCATTCCGTCAACAGCAGAGAACCCCGTTGAATATCAAATGCCTACAGCATCAAAAGCTTATGCGACCATGAATGCGCAGATTAGCAAAACTTTTGGGAAAGAGAAAAACTTCACTGTATATGTGGGCGGAGAAAATCTGTCTAATTATTTCCAAAATATGCCAATACTTGCAGCGGATCAACCCTTTGGAAACTATTTTGATACTTCGATGCTTTGGGGACCATTAACAGGACGCATGTTCTACACTGGGGTTCGTTATTTCATCAAATAA
- a CDS encoding Maf family protein: MLKNLKNRTIILGSQSPRRKQLLAGLGLTFEVDVRETAEYVDPNLSAAEVVRQIAIRKAEAFGDKDDCLVICADTIVVSDKGEILGKPKDEQEARATLTNLSGKKHLVLTAVAISWEGKISTFVETTTVYFYELDADEIDHYVTKFSPLDKAGSYGIQEWIGLIAVKKIEGEYNNVVGLPTAKLYQELKKLM; this comes from the coding sequence ATGTTGAAAAATCTAAAAAATAGAACAATTATATTAGGGTCTCAATCTCCACGGAGAAAACAGCTGTTAGCAGGGCTTGGGCTGACATTTGAAGTCGACGTTCGGGAAACGGCAGAATACGTGGATCCGAATTTATCCGCTGCAGAGGTCGTTCGCCAAATCGCTATTCGTAAAGCGGAGGCATTTGGGGATAAAGACGATTGTTTGGTTATCTGTGCCGATACTATTGTCGTATCGGATAAGGGCGAAATTTTAGGTAAACCCAAAGATGAACAGGAAGCCCGAGCAACGCTAACAAACTTGTCTGGTAAGAAACATTTGGTGTTGACTGCTGTAGCGATCTCATGGGAGGGTAAGATTAGTACTTTCGTCGAAACGACAACTGTTTATTTTTACGAATTAGATGCGGATGAAATCGATCATTATGTTACTAAATTTTCACCATTAGATAAAGCGGGTTCTTATGGAATACAGGAATGGATCGGCTTAATCGCTGTAAAAAAAATAGAGGGAGAATATAATAATGTGGTCGGATTGCCAACGGCAAAGCTTTATCAAGAATTGAAAAAGTTAATGTAA
- a CDS encoding HAD family hydrolase, whose product MVLTEFKAIRAFVLDVDGVLTDGTVQVNEEGHQLRTFNIKDGYAMQLAIKKGYPIFIITGGGSKGVEQRMKGLGIKEVYSKVTDKLSKMKELAYDYKLELNQLMYIGDDIPDFSCMKSVGVAVSPADAVEEIKKISHYVSGFCGGKGVVRELIEKVMKVQGNWYEDETVKSI is encoded by the coding sequence ATGGTATTGACCGAATTTAAAGCGATAAGAGCATTTGTATTGGATGTAGATGGTGTATTGACTGATGGTACTGTACAAGTTAATGAAGAAGGGCATCAATTACGTACATTTAATATAAAAGATGGCTATGCTATGCAGTTGGCGATCAAGAAAGGCTATCCTATTTTTATCATCACAGGTGGAGGTTCGAAGGGTGTAGAGCAGCGGATGAAAGGATTGGGAATCAAAGAAGTATATTCAAAAGTTACTGACAAGCTGTCTAAAATGAAAGAACTTGCTTATGATTACAAGCTTGAATTAAATCAGTTGATGTACATCGGTGACGATATCCCCGATTTTAGCTGCATGAAGTCTGTTGGCGTAGCTGTTTCTCCGGCAGATGCAGTAGAAGAGATCAAGAAAATTTCGCATTATGTGTCTGGTTTTTGTGGCGGAAAGGGAGTTGTGCGTGAATTGATCGAAAAGGTCATGAAAGTACAGGGCAATTGGTATGAGGATGAAACAGTAAAAAGTATATAA
- a CDS encoding transposase produces MHESFNALMPLIIPEGVSDYFEMTHYSKEEKRLDIFLEELNNTPEEYQGQKLISKGFFEPVTLQDFPIRGMQVYLHVKRRRWLNQDTDKVVYRNWELVAKGTRITQDFAAFLKGISGQPGS; encoded by the coding sequence ATGCACGAATCTTTTAACGCGTTAATGCCCTTAATTATTCCCGAAGGAGTTTCCGATTATTTTGAGATGACCCACTATTCCAAAGAAGAAAAAAGACTGGATATCTTTCTGGAGGAACTCAATAATACACCTGAAGAATATCAAGGCCAGAAGTTGATTTCCAAGGGGTTTTTCGAACCCGTTACCCTTCAAGATTTTCCTATCCGTGGCATGCAGGTCTATCTTCATGTCAAGCGCCGCAGGTGGCTCAACCAGGATACCGATAAAGTAGTCTACAGAAATTGGGAACTAGTAGCCAAAGGGACGCGCATCACACAGGATTTCGCAGCTTTTTTAAAAGGTATCAGCGGACAACCAGGCTCATAG
- a CDS encoding transposase: MTFPQNVSGHLSIDETCLSHGELYTVVTNKEARGKKGTIVAILNGTKSENIIPILQKIPQRLRNKVQEITLDLAGNMGLIAKRCFPNAVQVIDRFHVQQLANEALQEIRIKHRWQAIDDENQAIDQARKNKETYFPEVLSNSETIKQLLARSRYLLYKSEHKWTYEQRERAAVLFERYPDIEKAYRLSQELSWIFNTTIDKIYAFTRLAKWADKVEQAGFKSFNTVSRTINIHHKKILNYFDNKSTNASAESFNAKIKAFRSQFRGVGDINFFLFRLTKLFA, from the coding sequence TTGACCTTCCCACAGAATGTCAGCGGCCATCTTTCTATTGACGAGACCTGCCTATCCCATGGCGAGCTCTATACCGTTGTCACCAATAAAGAAGCACGGGGCAAAAAAGGGACCATTGTAGCCATACTGAACGGGACAAAATCAGAGAACATTATCCCGATCCTTCAAAAGATCCCACAGAGATTACGAAATAAAGTTCAAGAGATAACGCTTGATTTAGCCGGTAATATGGGATTGATAGCCAAAAGATGCTTTCCCAATGCTGTTCAGGTAATAGACCGTTTCCATGTTCAGCAACTTGCTAACGAAGCGCTTCAGGAAATAAGGATAAAGCACCGCTGGCAGGCCATTGACGATGAAAATCAAGCAATTGACCAAGCACGAAAGAATAAGGAAACCTATTTTCCGGAAGTCCTATCCAACAGTGAAACCATCAAACAGTTACTTGCAAGAAGCCGATACCTGCTTTATAAAAGTGAACATAAATGGACTTACGAGCAAAGAGAAAGGGCTGCTGTACTCTTTGAGCGATATCCCGATATTGAAAAGGCGTACAGGCTATCCCAAGAACTCTCTTGGATATTCAACACCACCATAGATAAGATCTACGCCTTTACAAGGTTGGCAAAATGGGCGGATAAAGTGGAACAGGCCGGCTTCAAGTCATTCAACACCGTCTCCAGAACCATAAATATCCATCACAAAAAAATATTGAACTACTTCGACAACAAGAGTACAAATGCTTCAGCAGAATCTTTCAATGCAAAGATAAAAGCTTTCAGAAGTCAGTTTAGAGGTGTAGGTGACATCAATTTCTTCCTGTTCAGATTGACCAAATTATTTGCGTAG
- a CDS encoding transposase, with protein sequence MDNYPVSAQLVGLFFQMDGKQLQDQYKNHLSDFHDWGQKPHAQRWTLFPGNISERLSIDETSFSNGELYTIVSSKSAKGGKGTILATIKGTKAEDIITVLELIPLRSMNKVKEVTMDMAPNMAKAIRRCFRNARRVVDRFHVQKLAYDAVQELRIKYRWEVLDAESKKIMESRKGGIPYEPELLPNGDTLKQLLARSRHLLFKHPSRWSENQKHRAELLFMRFPRLKLAYDLGIALGDIFNKCQDKKIAFTKLGLWHNQVENAGIASFESVARSIAAHHQYILHYFDNRSTNASAESFNAKLKAFRSVFRGVRDTTFFLYRVMKLYA encoded by the coding sequence TTGGATAACTATCCTGTAAGTGCCCAATTGGTAGGGTTATTCTTCCAGATGGACGGCAAGCAACTTCAGGATCAATACAAGAACCATCTCAGTGACTTCCATGACTGGGGCCAAAAGCCACATGCACAGCGATGGACTCTTTTCCCGGGGAACATCTCTGAACGCTTGAGCATCGATGAGACCAGTTTTAGCAACGGTGAATTATATACCATTGTTAGCAGTAAATCGGCAAAAGGAGGTAAAGGGACGATCCTAGCGACTATCAAGGGCACCAAGGCCGAAGATATCATCACTGTTCTTGAGTTAATACCTTTACGTTCAATGAATAAGGTAAAGGAGGTAACTATGGATATGGCGCCGAACATGGCCAAGGCAATCCGTAGATGTTTCAGGAATGCCAGGCGTGTGGTCGACCGGTTCCATGTTCAAAAGTTAGCTTACGATGCAGTGCAGGAACTTCGTATTAAGTATCGTTGGGAAGTATTGGATGCGGAAAGCAAGAAGATAATGGAATCGCGAAAGGGAGGAATCCCATATGAACCCGAGTTGTTGCCTAATGGAGACACGCTCAAACAGCTACTGGCTAGATCCAGACACCTCTTGTTCAAGCACCCAAGCCGATGGTCCGAAAACCAGAAACACCGAGCTGAATTGTTGTTCATGCGGTTTCCCAGGCTAAAGCTCGCTTATGACCTTGGAATTGCCCTGGGTGACATATTCAATAAATGCCAGGACAAAAAGATAGCATTTACCAAACTGGGACTGTGGCATAATCAGGTTGAAAATGCGGGCATCGCTTCATTTGAGAGCGTGGCAAGATCCATTGCAGCGCATCATCAATACATTCTACACTACTTCGACAATAGAAGCACCAATGCTTCAGCAGAATCTTTCAATGCAAAGCTCAAAGCGTTCAGGAGTGTCTTTCGCGGCGTAAGGGACACCACATTCTTCCTATATAGAGTAATGAAATTGTATGCTTAA